Proteins encoded by one window of Vicia villosa cultivar HV-30 ecotype Madison, WI unplaced genomic scaffold, Vvil1.0 ctg.001812F_1_1, whole genome shotgun sequence:
- the LOC131636711 gene encoding uncharacterized protein LOC131636711 — protein MAEIEVVHHMKAKTKGKVGDIALKLDISKAYDKIDWNYLREVLTTMGFSQRWVKWIMLCVETVDYSVNLDSNKVGPIITGRGLRQGDPLSLYLFIICYEDDCFMLFKIVQKEAIEIKNILATYEEASGQSINLQKFELFRSRNVSTNIKNMLADTLGVQQVLGTGKYLDVPSMIDRSRKATFKYIKDRVWQKINSWSSRSLS, from the exons ATGGCGGAAATAGAGGTTGTTCATCACATGAAGGCTAAAACTAAAGGTAAGGTTGGCGACATTGCTTTAAAACTTGACATTAGTAAAGCTTATGACAAGATCGATTGGAATTACTTGAGGGAGGTTCTCACTACCATGGGGTTCAGCCAAAGATGGGTAAAGTGGATTATGCTTTGTGTGGAAACAGTTGATTACTCTGTGAACTTGGACAGTAATAAAGTTGGGCCAATCATCACGGGTAGAGGCTTGAGGCAAGGGGATCCCCTATCTTTGTATCTTTTTATCATTTGTTATGAAG ATgattgttttatgttattcaaAATTGTTCAAAAGGAAGCTATCGAGATTAAAAATATCCTAGCCACTTATGAAGAGGCTTCTGGACAATCTATCAACTTACAAAAATTTGAGCTCTTCCGTAGCAGGAACGTTTCTACGAATATTAAAAATATGTTGGCTGATACTTTAGGGGTTCAACAAGTGTTAGGGACGGGTAAGTACCTCGATGTTCCATCTATGATTGACAGAAGTAGGAAAGCAACTTTCAAGTATATCAAAGACAGAGTTTGGCAAAAGATCAACTCCTGGAGTAGCAGAAGTCTTTCTTAA